The Motacilla alba alba isolate MOTALB_02 chromosome 14, Motacilla_alba_V1.0_pri, whole genome shotgun sequence genome includes a region encoding these proteins:
- the TTYH3 gene encoding protein tweety homolog 3 isoform X2, which translates to MAGVSYSPPWWVSLLHRLPHLSLRWELTAADFRPHDAEYQQALLLLGGIALSCLALDLLFLLFYSFWLCCRHRKSEEHLNADCCCTAWCVIIATLVCSAGIAVGFYGNGETSDGIHRLTYSLRHANRTVAGVQDRVLDTAVALNQTVEPNLLVLEEMFKKQTDYLQIVQKLQSLLDNLVRQTTEIPFWKNDELSLEELAIQIDLYDWYRWLGYLGLLLFNVLICLLVLFGLIRNSRAILMGVCLLGVFALIVSWGSLGLELAVAVGSSDFCINPDAYVSKVVEENAVLSAETLRYYMTCSAGYPNPFQQKLSGSHKALVEMQDDVSELMKSASKEHPTSKEYLTRIQEVLNSTEINLQQLTALVDCRSLHLDYIQALTGFCYDGVEGLIYLVLFSFVTALMFSSIVCSVPHTWQQKRGSDDDGEEESAAQGSRQTHDNLYRVHMPSLYSCGSSYGSETSIPAAAHTVSNAPVTEYMSQNANFQNPRCENTPLIGRESPPPSYTSSMRAKYLATNQPRPDAGSVH; encoded by the exons gccctgctgctgttgGGTGGCATTGctctctcctgcctggctctggacctgctcttcctcctgttCTACTccttctggctgtgctgccgCCACCGCAAGAGCGAGGAGCACCTCAATGCTGACTGCTGCTGCACGGCCTGGTGCGTCATCATCGCCACCCTCGTCTGCAG tgctggaattGCTGTGGGCTTCTACGGGAATGGGGAGACCAGCGACGGCATCCACCGGCTGACGTACTCGCTGCGCCACGCCAACCGCACCGTGGCCGGCGTGCAGGACCGG GTACTGGACACTGCAGTGGCCCTGAACCAAACAGTGGAACCAAACTTGCTCGTCCTGGAGGAGATGTTCAAGAAGCAGACAGACTACCTGCAAATTGTCCAGAAACTGCAAAGTCTCTTGGATAATCTAGTCAGGCAAACAACTGAGATCCCCTTCTGGAAGAATGACGAGCTGtctctggaggagctggcaATTCAGATTGACCTCTATGACTGGTACAG GTGGCTGGGATACCTGGGCCTGCTCCTCTTCAATGTCCTGATATGTTTGCTGGTGCTCTTTGGGCTCATTAGAAACTCCAGGGCCATTCTTATGGG GGTGTGCTTGCTTGGGGTGTTTGCCCTGATTGTCAGCTGGGGATCCCtgggcctggagctggctgtTGCTGTG GGCTCCAGTGACTTCTGTATCAACCCTGATGCTTATGTCTCCAAAGTGGTTGAAGAGAATGCAGTGCTCAGTGCTG AGACTCTCCGCTATTACATGACCTGCAGTGCTGGGTACCCCAACCCCTTCCAGCAG AAGCTGTCAGGAAGTCACAAGGCTTTGGTAGAAATGCAGGACGATGTGTCGGAACTGATGAAGTCAGCGAGCAAAGAGCACCCCACCTCCAAG GAGTATCTTACTCGGATCCAGGAGGTTTTGAACTCCACAGAGATCAACTTGCAGCAGCTGACAGCTTTAGTAGACTGTCGGAGTCTGCACTTG gATTACATCCAGGCTCTGACAGGATTCTGCTATGATGGAGTGGAAGGCCTCATCTACCTGGTTCTCTTCTCCTTTGTCACAGCCCTCATGTTCAGTTCCATTGTCTGCAGCGTCCCACACACTTGGCAGCAGAAGAG AGGCTCAGATGATGATGGGGAAGAAGAATCAGCTGCTCAAGGGAGCAGACAGACACACGATAATCTGTACAGAGTGCACATGCCCAGCCTCTATAGCTGTGGCAGTAGTTATGGCAGTGAGaccagcatccctgcagcagcacacacagtcAGCAATGCTCCCGTCACGGAGTACAT GAGCCAGAATGCAAATTTCCAGAACCCCCGTTGCGAGAATACCCCGCTCATTGGCCGGGAGTCCCCACCTCCCTCA taCACCTCCAGCATGAGAGCCAAATACCTCGCCACCAACCAACCTCGTCCAGATGCTGGCAGTGTGCATTAA
- the TTYH3 gene encoding protein tweety homolog 3 isoform X3, producing MAGVSYSPPWWVSLLHRLPHLSLRWELTAADFRPHDAEYQQALLLLGGIALSCLALDLLFLLFYSFWLCCRHRKSEEHLNADCCCTAWCVIIATLVCSAGIAVGFYGNGETSDGIHRLTYSLRHANRTVAGVQDRVLDTAVALNQTVEPNLLVLEEMFKKQTDYLQIVQKLQSLLDNLVRQTTEIPFWKNDELSLEELAIQIDLYDWYRWLGYLGLLLFNVLICLLVLFGLIRNSRAILMGVCLLGVFALIVSWGSLGLELAVAVGSSDFCINPDAYVSKVVEENAVLSAETLRYYMTCSAGYPNPFQQKLSGSHKALVEMQDDVSELMKSASKEHPTSKEYLTRIQEVLNSTEINLQQLTALVDCRSLHLDYIQALTGFCYDGVEGLIYLVLFSFVTALMFSSIVCSVPHTWQQKSTPPA from the exons gccctgctgctgttgGGTGGCATTGctctctcctgcctggctctggacctgctcttcctcctgttCTACTccttctggctgtgctgccgCCACCGCAAGAGCGAGGAGCACCTCAATGCTGACTGCTGCTGCACGGCCTGGTGCGTCATCATCGCCACCCTCGTCTGCAG tgctggaattGCTGTGGGCTTCTACGGGAATGGGGAGACCAGCGACGGCATCCACCGGCTGACGTACTCGCTGCGCCACGCCAACCGCACCGTGGCCGGCGTGCAGGACCGG GTACTGGACACTGCAGTGGCCCTGAACCAAACAGTGGAACCAAACTTGCTCGTCCTGGAGGAGATGTTCAAGAAGCAGACAGACTACCTGCAAATTGTCCAGAAACTGCAAAGTCTCTTGGATAATCTAGTCAGGCAAACAACTGAGATCCCCTTCTGGAAGAATGACGAGCTGtctctggaggagctggcaATTCAGATTGACCTCTATGACTGGTACAG GTGGCTGGGATACCTGGGCCTGCTCCTCTTCAATGTCCTGATATGTTTGCTGGTGCTCTTTGGGCTCATTAGAAACTCCAGGGCCATTCTTATGGG GGTGTGCTTGCTTGGGGTGTTTGCCCTGATTGTCAGCTGGGGATCCCtgggcctggagctggctgtTGCTGTG GGCTCCAGTGACTTCTGTATCAACCCTGATGCTTATGTCTCCAAAGTGGTTGAAGAGAATGCAGTGCTCAGTGCTG AGACTCTCCGCTATTACATGACCTGCAGTGCTGGGTACCCCAACCCCTTCCAGCAG AAGCTGTCAGGAAGTCACAAGGCTTTGGTAGAAATGCAGGACGATGTGTCGGAACTGATGAAGTCAGCGAGCAAAGAGCACCCCACCTCCAAG GAGTATCTTACTCGGATCCAGGAGGTTTTGAACTCCACAGAGATCAACTTGCAGCAGCTGACAGCTTTAGTAGACTGTCGGAGTCTGCACTTG gATTACATCCAGGCTCTGACAGGATTCTGCTATGATGGAGTGGAAGGCCTCATCTACCTGGTTCTCTTCTCCTTTGTCACAGCCCTCATGTTCAGTTCCATTGTCTGCAGCGTCCCACACACTTGGCAGCAGAAGAG taCACCTCCAGCATGA
- the TTYH3 gene encoding protein tweety homolog 3 isoform X1, which produces MAGVSYSPPWWVSLLHRLPHLSLRWELTAADFRPHDAEYQQALLLLGGIALSCLALDLLFLLFYSFWLCCRHRKSEEHLNADCCCTAWCVIIATLVCSAGIAVGFYGNGETSDGIHRLTYSLRHANRTVAGVQDRVLDTAVALNQTVEPNLLVLEEMFKKQTDYLQIVQKLQSLLDNLVRQTTEIPFWKNDELSLEELAIQIDLYDWYRWLGYLGLLLFNVLICLLVLFGLIRNSRAILMGVCLLGVFALIVSWGSLGLELAVAVGSSDFCINPDAYVSKVVEENAVLSAETLRYYMTCSAGYPNPFQQKLSGSHKALVEMQDDVSELMKSASKEHPTSKEYLTRIQEVLNSTEINLQQLTALVDCRSLHLDYIQALTGFCYDGVEGLIYLVLFSFVTALMFSSIVCSVPHTWQQKRGSDDDGEEESAAQGSRQTHDNLYRVHMPSLYSCGSSYGSETSIPAAAHTVSNAPVTEYMSQNANFQNPRCENTPLIGRESPPPSLYLAAMDSSSHMSWQLKPSDSARTYW; this is translated from the exons gccctgctgctgttgGGTGGCATTGctctctcctgcctggctctggacctgctcttcctcctgttCTACTccttctggctgtgctgccgCCACCGCAAGAGCGAGGAGCACCTCAATGCTGACTGCTGCTGCACGGCCTGGTGCGTCATCATCGCCACCCTCGTCTGCAG tgctggaattGCTGTGGGCTTCTACGGGAATGGGGAGACCAGCGACGGCATCCACCGGCTGACGTACTCGCTGCGCCACGCCAACCGCACCGTGGCCGGCGTGCAGGACCGG GTACTGGACACTGCAGTGGCCCTGAACCAAACAGTGGAACCAAACTTGCTCGTCCTGGAGGAGATGTTCAAGAAGCAGACAGACTACCTGCAAATTGTCCAGAAACTGCAAAGTCTCTTGGATAATCTAGTCAGGCAAACAACTGAGATCCCCTTCTGGAAGAATGACGAGCTGtctctggaggagctggcaATTCAGATTGACCTCTATGACTGGTACAG GTGGCTGGGATACCTGGGCCTGCTCCTCTTCAATGTCCTGATATGTTTGCTGGTGCTCTTTGGGCTCATTAGAAACTCCAGGGCCATTCTTATGGG GGTGTGCTTGCTTGGGGTGTTTGCCCTGATTGTCAGCTGGGGATCCCtgggcctggagctggctgtTGCTGTG GGCTCCAGTGACTTCTGTATCAACCCTGATGCTTATGTCTCCAAAGTGGTTGAAGAGAATGCAGTGCTCAGTGCTG AGACTCTCCGCTATTACATGACCTGCAGTGCTGGGTACCCCAACCCCTTCCAGCAG AAGCTGTCAGGAAGTCACAAGGCTTTGGTAGAAATGCAGGACGATGTGTCGGAACTGATGAAGTCAGCGAGCAAAGAGCACCCCACCTCCAAG GAGTATCTTACTCGGATCCAGGAGGTTTTGAACTCCACAGAGATCAACTTGCAGCAGCTGACAGCTTTAGTAGACTGTCGGAGTCTGCACTTG gATTACATCCAGGCTCTGACAGGATTCTGCTATGATGGAGTGGAAGGCCTCATCTACCTGGTTCTCTTCTCCTTTGTCACAGCCCTCATGTTCAGTTCCATTGTCTGCAGCGTCCCACACACTTGGCAGCAGAAGAG AGGCTCAGATGATGATGGGGAAGAAGAATCAGCTGCTCAAGGGAGCAGACAGACACACGATAATCTGTACAGAGTGCACATGCCCAGCCTCTATAGCTGTGGCAGTAGTTATGGCAGTGAGaccagcatccctgcagcagcacacacagtcAGCAATGCTCCCGTCACGGAGTACAT GAGCCAGAATGCAAATTTCCAGAACCCCCGTTGCGAGAATACCCCGCTCATTGGCCGGGAGTCCCCACCTCCCTCA TTGTATTTGGCTGCCATGGACAGTAGCAGCCATATGAGCTGGCAGCTTAAGCCCTCGGACAGTGCACGGACATACTGGTAA